Genomic segment of Lemur catta isolate mLemCat1 chromosome 2, mLemCat1.pri, whole genome shotgun sequence:
AAAAACAATTTTACCTGTGaataatataaattagaaattaaagagGTAGGTGACTATCATCTGAAGATGATCCCAAAACAACATGTTGAATAATATGCTTGAGTCCCAAAAGAGCTCTTTAACTGGACGATGAGTTCTAATACCGCTGCAACTTTCCTGGGTCTTTCATGATGTCATCAGTCTTACAACGTCCTAACTCCGGATACTGTGCCACGAGCTCTTCAgacattcaattttaaaaaatagctaacGAAGTAAAATGTAAAGAAGTAATACTGGAGACCAAAGAATGATGCTGAAGCCAGCTGGGCTCTTCAAAAATCCATACTCTCATTTGGAAAAAAGCACATTAGAGTCATACAGGACCTTAGAGATTCATCTGATCCAACTCTCTGGGTTTACAACTAAAGAGAGAGTAGCTTATTTTTTCCACTGGTTCACAAAGCACTAAAATTCTGAAAAGATGCATAAATCCATAGCTAACTTACCTATTTAGCCCATGATGTAGCCAAGAGGCTACACTTTCAGCCCTTACAGCCTTAGTCTGCAGCCCTATCCCTATGGGCTGTTATGAAGTGGGCCAGTGGTGACCAGGCCCTGGATGCACTGGGGGTCAGATAGTCagtaaggaaaaataatttgaaactgaAGACCTGCCCTATTGAAACTTGCTTTAGGCTCAGACCAGggtttattttcccttctttgtaGGAGACACACCTCTGAGCATGGTCACAAACTCTATCTCTTTTAGGACAAGCACTGGGGCAACAACGCTGTTCTTTCCAGAACATTTAGAACCAATGCAGATGGACAACTGGAAACCTCCAAACCCACAGGGGCAAGACCTAGATACAGCTGCAATTCTCAGTAATTGTCAGTCACTTGTTTTGCAAATCAGAAAATTGACCTTATTTCCTTTATAGCCTTATTTATCTAAGGTGTTTTAAGTTCCACTTTAAAAGGTGGTTGtgatcttattttttcttttccattttccagacATTCTGTAATGATTTCATATTACTTTtggtaataagaaaataaaggtatttttaaaaagaaggttaTAGTCTAAAAAAAGTTAAAGGATACAGACTTTCCTCTTGAATGTGAAACATCTAAACTGAATGAGGTGTCTGTGTGGCACAGTAGAACAGCACAGTCTCAGGATTCTGACAGATTTTTggatcccagctctaccactaaCCTTAGGCAGGATTTTAGTCTCTCTGAGACCTgcattcttcatctgtaaaagggaaaaatataatacCGACCTCAAAGGATCCTGTGAGGGTAAAATGAtgcgcagtgcctggcacatggtaggtgtcCATAAATGGCAGCACCTTCTCCCTACACCAGGCGAGAGCCCTTGAGTAAAAGGAATTGCCACAGCCTGCCACAGCCACCCTGCTCACTGCATTCCCCTTTTAAATTTGCAAGAGTGTTGTCTCCTCCATTTTGCCCTGTTGCTCTGAAGAGTTGCTGTTGTGCTTAgaaaaatttctacatttttatgacCTCTCCTTTAAAACTGTAGGtgcagatacatttttttaaaaattatcttcccaGAAATGATAATGCACATGTTTCCTAAAGCACATGTGCATGTATAAAAACATGAACACATTCTGAAAAATATGACTGAATTAATTTGTACATTGTTTCTTAAAGTGCACCAAAGTAAATAGTAATGACCTTTAAAATGTCACTAACCCCCTTGGgttattttttctcaataaaactaaatatttatcGACTGAGATGTATGGGTTTTTGGCTCCAATGTGATGGCAAAAAGCAGCAGtgtcttccagaaaaaaaaaattgataaaatcaaCTAAGCATATCTTAGCAGCATACAGAACACCTACAATTCAATGTAACTGCAGGCTCAATTAAGCATCATTCTGATTcctactaaaaaaaacaaaatcaattaaaaaaatatctctCCACTTTTCTTGAACCCTGGAGGTAAAATTTGTGATCACTTTCCTATTGTGTATGCTTGGTAACAAAACCATAACTAATTACCATTCTTTCTTTACACTGCAGACACATACACAAACCCTATAAAAAACAATAAGTGTAAGTGGAGAAGCTAtgtgaaagaaaattcaaagtcaATAAACAACAACCATCACCCAAAATGTCAGATAGCTCCAATATTCACACCACTGTCCGATGTTCCCCACACACATATACGGCACTGGGGCGTATCCGTCGCTTCGTGTGGCCAGGGAGCTGCGGCAAAAACTTGAAGGACTTAGGCATCATGTCCAGGCAAGCGTCATGGAATTTCTTAATTCTCCAGTAGTAGATCAGTGGGTTCAATGCAGACTTGAGGTAGCAGAGCCAGAGTAGCCAGGTGCTAATCTCAAAAAAGTTGTGCTTATAGTAAAAGTGCTTACTGAACGTTGCCACAAGGCTGTAAGTGGTGAACGGGGCCCAGCAGACAATGAAGACAGCAAAGAGAATCAAAATGGTGGTGAAGGCACGTGTTTTAAAGCCCATGTCAATGCTCACCTGGAAGGGTCTCTGCAAACTCATGAGACCCAGTTTGCTGGCCTGCGTTAGGCATATACCTTCAGGGTAGCTATGGATCCTCAAGGCATTGTGCCGAAGGGTGTTGAGTATGCCCATAAACGAATACAGTATTACCAGGAAGGGTATGAAGAATGAAATGAGAGAAATCAAAATCACATAAGCCTGGTAGCCTGGATTGGTTGTGTACCCAAACACACATTGGGGGGCTCTGGAAGGTATCTGCAGGTCAGGGTTTCCTACAGCCAAAGGGAAAGCTACACAAAAGGAAGTTGCCCAAGAAACTGCAATCAGAACCTTAGCCCTATATGGATTCAGCTTATCCTGCCTCTGAACTATAATAAGAAACCTATCAATGCTAATGATGAGCAGGATGGCCACGCCCTCTATCACAAACAACCAGAAAAACATAGCAGATACTCTACAGAAGAATTTCCCAAAAATCCATCTG
This window contains:
- the GPR63 gene encoding probable G-protein coupled receptor 63 — encoded protein: MVFSAVLTASHTGASNTTFVVFENTYMNITVPPPFQHPDISPLLRYNFETMAPTGLSPLTANSTAMTPTPAVFESLNLPLQIILSAIMIFILFVSFLGNLVVCLMVYQKAAMRSAINILLASLAFADMLLAVLNMPFALVTILTTRWIFGKFFCRVSAMFFWLFVIEGVAILLIISIDRFLIIVQRQDKLNPYRAKVLIAVSWATSFCVAFPLAVGNPDLQIPSRAPQCVFGYTTNPGYQAYVILISLISFFIPFLVILYSFMGILNTLRHNALRIHSYPEGICLTQASKLGLMSLQRPFQVSIDMGFKTRAFTTILILFAVFIVCWAPFTTYSLVATFSKHFYYKHNFFEISTWLLWLCYLKSALNPLIYYWRIKKFHDACLDMMPKSFKFLPQLPGHTKRRIRPSAVYVCGEHRTVV